Proteins encoded by one window of Glycine soja cultivar W05 chromosome 15, ASM419377v2, whole genome shotgun sequence:
- the LOC114386582 gene encoding ABSCISIC ACID-INSENSITIVE 5-like protein 2, which produces MGTQRQNSMYSLTLDEVQNQLGDLGKPLTSMNLDELLKNVWTAEASQTIGMDNEGTSQASQAALQHQASLSLTGALSKMTVDEVWRDIQENKIIAEKKFEDRHPTLGEMTLEDFLVKAGVVADASSNRTNTGTIAGVDSNVAVPQFPSQGQWIQYPQVQYQHSPQSLMGGIYMPSQGMVQPIHMGAEASIDVSFADSQVALPSPLMGTMPDMLTPGRKWSNSEDMREKTVERRQKRMIKNRESAARSRARKQAYTNELENKVSRLEEENERLRKQKELELMLPCEPPPEPKYQLRRIASAPF; this is translated from the exons ATGGGGACCCAAAGGCAAAACTCAATGTACAGTCTCACACTGGATGAGGTTCAGAATCAATTGGGTGATTTGGGGAAGCCGCTAACTAGTATGAACCTTGATGAGCTTCTAAAAAATGTGTGGACTGCTGAGGCAAGCCAGACCATTGGTATGGACAATGAGGGCACATCACAAGCTAGTCAAGCTGCTCTGCAGCATCAGGCTAGTCTGTCATTAACTGGAGCACTAAGCAAGATGACTGTAGATGAGGTTTGGAGAGATATCcaagaaaacaaaatcattgCGGAGAAGAAGTTCGAAGACAGACATCCTACTTTGGGAGAAATGACATTGGAGGATTTCTTGGTGAAAGCAGGTGTTGTTGCAGATGCATcttctaatagaacaaataCTGGTACTATAGCTGGAGTTGATTCAAACGTGGCAGTACCGCAGTTTCCTTCACAAGGACAGTGGATACAATATCCACAAGTACAATATCAGCATTCCCCACAAAGTTTAATGGGGGGGATCTATATGCCTAGCCAAGGTATGGTACAACCAATACACATGGGAGCTGAAGCTTCGATAGATGTTTCATTTGCAGATAGTCAGGTGGCATTGCCATCACCTCTGATGGGAACAATGCCTGATATGCTGACTCCTGGAAGAAAATGGAGCAATTCTGAGGACATGAGAGAGAAGACTGTTGAGAGGAGACAGAAAAGGATGATAAAAAATCGGGAATCAGCTGCCCGTTCAAGAGCAAGGAAACAG GCATACACAAATGAATTGGAGAATAAAGTCTCGCGCCTGGAAGAGGAAAATGAAAGGCTGAGGAAACAAAAG GAGCTAGAGCTGATGTTGCCATGTGAACCCCCTCCTGAACCTAAATATCAACTTCGCCGAATAGCATCAGCTCCATTCTGA